A stretch of DNA from Candidatus Zixiibacteriota bacterium:
GGATTTCCGCCGTATAAGGTCCGATAAATGCATCAAAAGCGGTTTGCAGAGTTCCGGTTAGGTTTTTAATCTCACCTTCATCATTATTGATTAATTCAGATGAGACCGTTTCCAATTTATTGCCTAATGCCTCGACGGTTTCGATAATTATGGCACTAATTTCAGGTTCGGGATTTTCAGATTCCAGAAGCTCGGTCATTCCCGTTGATATCGCATTTATCATTTCGGTGACGCCCGCATCGGCGCTTTCTATTAGTTTTTGATTCTCGAGAGCTTGTATTTCTTCATGGAAATTGATTCGCAGGCGAATATCGGAGACGCTCTTAAAATGACCTTCCTGCAGTAACCTGAGGACGCCTTTTGTTTTTTGACCTTCGCCGTCGCTGGAATCTGAAATAGTAACCGTAGATTGTTCACCGGAATCATCTTCGGAAATAAGGTCGTCTTCAACAATAGCTTCATCGTTTTGCGGGATACAGGTCATAGTTGCAACGGTATTGATTGAACTGGTTATTGGGTTGATTTCCATAACGCCCTCCTTTTGGCCCTGGCTATCATTTCCTATATTTTTTGTATCGGCCGAATGAAGAAATTTGTTTACATGGCTGTAGTTCAAAAATAGAAGTAAAAAATTATTGCTAATCGATAAAGAGTTTAGTAAGGAATGATATGAGCGCAAAGAAACAAAAGAGTTTTCATCAAAAGGCGGTCGAGATTATAAAGAAAATTCCGCGGGGCAAGGTCGCCACATACGGCCTGATAGCCGCTTTAGCCGGAAGTCCGCGGGCGGCGCGGCAAGTGGTTCGGGCTTTACATACCAGTTCTCGCAAAGAAAAACTCCCCTGGCACAGGGTTA
This window harbors:
- a CDS encoding MGMT family protein, encoding MSAKKQKSFHQKAVEIIKKIPRGKVATYGLIAALAGSPRAARQVVRALHTSSRKEKLPWHRVINSQGKIGLKPGEGYELQRQLLQDEGVIFKANDSVDLGKYLWSPES